A single Pedobacter sp. PACM 27299 DNA region contains:
- a CDS encoding SusD/RagB family nutrient-binding outer membrane lipoprotein — protein MKQINKSIYLIFLLAALTSSCNKFDDAINTDPNNPVKAAATQLIANAQLSLADIGTTFDKTASIYGEHYPQYLSNTSFTENSRYNTVNFNFYPIYAGPLMNLEKAIEIANNPNEGPIVNQIAVAKILKAYFLWHITDRWGAIPFQQALKGSGNFTPVYDSQQVVYDGLFKLLDEANAAFVPGNIKNDIIYGGDVVRWKKLGNTIHLLMALRLSKVDPGKGKAEFQKALANGVMDKNEDNLTYVHLADKVNENYWYTSFTRLKRNWFAVSKPIVDYMLPLNDPRLPVFADKNVAGNYVGLDYGLPGAVSVVINNFSLLGSALRQQNSPVYLVTYAQALFAKAEAAKIDWIPGSDGVAKTNYDLAIQQSILQWNNNNAAGLSAFMAQVPVAYNPATALRQIGEQRWVHLFLHGYEGWAEWRRTGFPLLSPAPNNNNVPIPRREGYPTQEITNNGANYSAAVGSFPYGGADNLNSRVWWDKP, from the coding sequence ATGAAACAAATAAACAAATCTATATACCTGATCTTCTTGCTCGCCGCACTGACCAGCAGCTGCAATAAATTTGATGATGCGATCAATACCGATCCGAACAATCCGGTAAAGGCTGCAGCCACACAACTAATTGCCAATGCTCAATTAAGTCTGGCAGATATTGGGACTACTTTCGATAAGACGGCCTCTATTTATGGGGAGCATTACCCTCAATACCTTTCCAACACTTCTTTTACAGAGAATAGCCGTTACAATACGGTTAACTTTAACTTTTATCCGATTTATGCCGGTCCATTAATGAATCTGGAAAAGGCAATAGAGATTGCAAATAATCCTAATGAAGGCCCAATTGTGAATCAGATAGCTGTCGCCAAAATCTTGAAAGCCTATTTCTTATGGCACATTACAGATCGTTGGGGGGCAATTCCTTTTCAGCAAGCCTTAAAAGGCTCAGGTAATTTTACACCTGTCTACGATTCGCAGCAGGTGGTGTATGATGGGCTTTTCAAACTGCTCGATGAAGCGAATGCGGCATTTGTACCTGGTAATATTAAAAATGACATCATTTATGGTGGTGATGTTGTCAGGTGGAAAAAACTAGGCAATACGATCCATCTGCTGATGGCTTTAAGGCTTTCTAAAGTAGATCCTGGTAAAGGAAAAGCAGAATTCCAGAAGGCATTGGCAAATGGGGTCATGGATAAAAACGAGGATAACCTGACTTATGTTCACCTGGCGGATAAGGTCAATGAAAATTATTGGTACACCTCTTTTACTCGTTTGAAAAGAAACTGGTTTGCTGTGAGTAAGCCTATCGTGGATTATATGCTGCCTTTAAATGACCCAAGGTTGCCTGTTTTTGCGGATAAGAATGTAGCAGGAAATTATGTAGGTCTGGATTATGGACTGCCGGGTGCGGTTTCCGTAGTGATCAATAATTTTTCATTATTAGGTAGCGCATTGCGTCAGCAGAATTCTCCAGTTTACCTGGTCACCTATGCACAAGCTTTATTTGCGAAAGCTGAAGCAGCAAAAATAGACTGGATTCCAGGCAGTGATGGCGTAGCAAAGACCAATTATGATTTGGCTATTCAGCAATCTATTTTGCAATGGAATAATAATAACGCGGCAGGATTGTCTGCATTTATGGCACAAGTGCCAGTAGCTTATAATCCAGCCACTGCTTTACGTCAGATTGGAGAACAGCGATGGGTACATCTTTTTCTTCATGGATATGAAGGATGGGCAGAATGGAGAAGAACTGGCTTCCCCCTGTTAAGTCCAGCACCTAACAACAACAATGTGCCAATTCCGAGAAGAGAAGGGTATCCGACACAGGAAATCACAAACAATGGCGCTAATTATAGTGCTGCTGTGGGTTCATTCCCTTATGGTGGGGCGGATAATCTGAATTCCAGAGTGTGGTGGGATAAACCTTGA
- the yidC gene encoding membrane protein insertase YidC, translating into MDRNTFTGLFLIMIVLAGSFYFFGPSQTEITKEKERIAADSLKKANAATKTTAPAIAAATPAVDSATLSGPFGGSIAGTPQTTVLENENLKLTLTNKGGKILSVQVKDQKTYNGKPVILFDGDQNKFGLKMNINGKVLNTDDLYFTPTVTDNKVSMRATYQGDQYIEYTYDLKPKSNNVAFNINLNGLNQVIQTDSISLNWSATLLEQEKSAKKEKEHSAPFYKYTNASPDHLSVAKDQTEELKKGKIEWFSFKQQFFSAVLISKDGFESGKLAITDSTKPGEIKRYDADMKLHFSQSASQNYAMDFYFGTNKFSTLKAQGHEIEKLVDMGYWPLKYINRFVVLPVFKFLEAFGWNYGLIILILTILLKVAMSPLTYKSYISMAKMRILKPEMDVIKAKVGEDNPTLLQQEYLKLYKQVGVNPLGGCLPMLLQLPFVMAFFFFFPNLFELRGESFLWMKDLSTYDDFIKFGFTIPFIGDHLSLMCVLMTISTLIYTYFNNQISGATGQMKYIGYIMPIIFLGVLNSYPSGLNYYYFLANMLTFAQQFMIKSMVDDEKIHRTLQENKTKPVENKKKSKFQTRLDDYMRSQQQAAAQAKKK; encoded by the coding sequence ATGGATAGAAATACGTTTACAGGCCTGTTCCTGATCATGATCGTTTTGGCCGGTTCTTTTTACTTTTTTGGTCCAAGTCAGACTGAAATCACCAAAGAAAAGGAAAGAATTGCCGCAGATTCTTTGAAAAAAGCTAATGCAGCCACAAAAACTACTGCTCCTGCAATTGCAGCGGCAACACCAGCTGTAGATTCAGCAACATTATCAGGACCATTTGGTGGCAGCATCGCAGGTACTCCTCAGACTACTGTTTTAGAGAATGAGAACTTAAAATTAACGTTAACCAATAAAGGTGGTAAGATCTTATCTGTACAGGTGAAAGATCAGAAAACTTACAATGGAAAACCGGTTATTTTATTTGACGGCGACCAGAATAAGTTCGGCTTAAAAATGAACATCAACGGTAAAGTATTAAATACTGATGATCTTTATTTTACACCAACAGTAACAGACAATAAAGTGAGCATGCGTGCCACTTATCAAGGTGATCAATACATTGAATATACTTACGACTTAAAACCTAAGTCGAACAATGTTGCTTTTAACATTAATCTTAATGGTTTAAATCAGGTGATCCAAACGGATTCTATCTCTTTGAACTGGTCTGCAACGTTATTAGAGCAGGAGAAATCTGCGAAGAAAGAAAAAGAACACTCTGCTCCTTTCTACAAATATACGAATGCAAGCCCAGATCATTTGAGCGTTGCTAAAGACCAGACTGAAGAGTTGAAAAAAGGAAAAATCGAATGGTTCTCCTTCAAACAACAGTTTTTCTCAGCAGTCCTGATCTCTAAAGACGGTTTTGAAAGCGGTAAACTTGCCATCACAGATTCTACCAAACCAGGTGAAATCAAACGTTATGATGCAGACATGAAATTACATTTCAGTCAGTCAGCCTCACAAAACTATGCGATGGATTTCTACTTCGGTACCAATAAGTTCTCTACGCTAAAAGCACAAGGGCACGAAATTGAGAAATTAGTAGATATGGGTTACTGGCCTTTAAAATATATCAACAGGTTTGTGGTACTTCCAGTATTTAAATTCCTGGAAGCTTTTGGATGGAACTATGGCTTGATCATCCTGATCCTGACCATCCTTCTTAAAGTTGCCATGTCTCCGCTGACGTATAAATCATACATCTCTATGGCTAAGATGAGAATTCTTAAACCAGAAATGGATGTGATTAAAGCTAAAGTAGGCGAAGATAACCCAACACTTTTACAACAAGAATACTTAAAATTGTATAAGCAGGTAGGCGTAAATCCACTGGGTGGCTGTTTACCAATGTTACTGCAATTGCCTTTTGTAATGGCCTTCTTCTTCTTCTTCCCTAACTTATTTGAGTTAAGAGGAGAAAGCTTCTTATGGATGAAAGATCTTTCCACTTATGATGATTTCATCAAATTTGGTTTCACTATTCCATTTATCGGAGATCACTTGAGTTTAATGTGTGTGTTGATGACGATTTCAACCTTGATCTATACTTATTTCAATAACCAGATTTCTGGTGCAACAGGTCAGATGAAGTATATTGGTTACATCATGCCAATCATTTTCTTAGGCGTCTTGAATAGCTATCCATCAGGATTAAACTATTACTACTTCCTAGCGAATATGCTGACATTTGCACAGCAGTTCATGATCAAATCTATGGTTGATGATGAGAAGATTCACCGTACTTTACAAGAGAACAAAACAAAACCTGTAGAAAATAAAAAGAAATCTAAATTCCAAACGAGATTAGATGACTATATGCGTTCGCAACAACAAGCGGCAGCACAGGCAAAGAAAAAATAG
- a CDS encoding CTP synthase — protein MTKYIFVTGGVTSSLGKGIISASLAKLLQARGYSVAIQKFDPYINIDPGTLNPYEHGECFVTEDGAETDLDLGHYERFLNIPTSQANNITTGRIYQNVINKERQGEYLGKTVQVVPHITDEIKRNMRILGDTGKYDIVITELGGTVGDIESLPFIEAVRQFKWEEGANNAIVIHLTLIPFLAAAGELKTKPTQHSVKALLEYGIQPDILVCRTEHHINMDIRKKIALFCNVNINAVVESIDASTIYDVPLLMMKEQLDKTVLSKLKLAQKNEPDMESWKDFLGRLKNPTSEVKIGLIGKYVELPDAYKSIIESFVHAGAKNECKVKVEYIHSEGVYADNAKEKLAHLDGVLVAPGFGSRGIEGKIDAIKYVRENDVPFFGICLGMQCAVIEFGRNVLGLTNANTVEIDENTENPVINMMEDQKTITNKGGTMRLGSYPCDLKKGTKAYAAYGKVHITERHRHRYEFNNAYLEQYEAAGMIASGLNPDSHLVEIVELKNHPFFVGGQFHPELKSTVANPHPLFVKFVAAAMEFAKKKIK, from the coding sequence ATGACTAAGTATATTTTTGTTACGGGCGGTGTTACTTCCTCATTAGGTAAGGGCATCATCTCCGCTTCATTAGCCAAATTATTACAAGCAAGAGGTTACAGTGTAGCCATTCAAAAATTTGATCCGTATATCAACATTGATCCGGGAACGTTAAATCCTTATGAACATGGCGAATGCTTTGTAACGGAAGATGGTGCGGAAACAGATCTTGACCTTGGTCATTATGAGCGTTTCTTAAACATTCCAACCTCACAGGCGAACAACATCACGACTGGAAGGATTTATCAAAATGTAATCAACAAAGAAAGACAAGGTGAGTATCTTGGAAAAACGGTTCAGGTAGTTCCACACATCACTGATGAGATCAAACGCAACATGCGCATCTTGGGTGATACTGGTAAGTATGACATCGTGATCACAGAACTTGGTGGTACTGTTGGTGATATTGAATCTTTACCTTTCATTGAAGCGGTACGTCAGTTTAAATGGGAAGAAGGTGCAAACAATGCGATTGTAATTCACCTGACTTTGATTCCTTTCCTTGCTGCTGCAGGAGAATTGAAAACAAAACCAACACAGCACTCAGTAAAAGCATTATTGGAATATGGTATCCAGCCAGACATTTTGGTATGTCGTACGGAACACCATATCAATATGGATATTCGTAAGAAAATCGCGTTGTTCTGTAATGTAAACATCAATGCAGTTGTGGAATCTATTGATGCTTCAACGATTTATGATGTGCCTTTGCTGATGATGAAAGAGCAATTGGACAAAACGGTATTGAGCAAATTGAAGCTGGCGCAGAAAAATGAACCGGATATGGAAAGCTGGAAAGATTTCCTTGGTCGTTTGAAAAACCCGACTTCAGAAGTTAAAATCGGACTAATTGGTAAATATGTAGAGCTTCCTGATGCTTACAAATCGATTATTGAATCTTTTGTACATGCAGGTGCTAAAAATGAGTGTAAAGTAAAAGTAGAATATATCCATTCTGAAGGTGTCTATGCAGACAATGCCAAAGAAAAATTAGCACACTTAGACGGTGTATTGGTTGCTCCTGGTTTCGGAAGCCGTGGTATTGAAGGAAAAATCGATGCGATTAAATATGTTCGTGAAAATGATGTTCCTTTCTTCGGTATCTGTTTAGGTATGCAGTGTGCAGTGATTGAATTCGGTAGAAATGTATTGGGATTAACCAATGCAAATACTGTTGAAATCGACGAGAACACGGAAAATCCTGTCATTAACATGATGGAAGACCAAAAAACGATCACCAATAAAGGAGGAACGATGCGTTTAGGTTCTTATCCATGTGACCTTAAAAAGGGAACAAAAGCTTATGCAGCTTATGGAAAAGTACACATCACTGAGCGTCACAGACATCGTTATGAGTTCAACAATGCGTACCTGGAGCAGTATGAAGCAGCAGGAATGATTGCTTCAGGCTTAAATCCTGACAGTCATTTAGTAGAAATTGTGGAGCTCAAAAACCATCCTTTCTTCGTTGGTGGACAATTTCATCCAGAATTAAAATCAACAGTTGCTAATCCTCACCCACTTTTTGTTAAATTTGTCGCCGCCGCGATGGAATTTGCGAAGAAGAAAATCAAATAA
- a CDS encoding S9 family peptidase: MMHKKLTLMFLLMASAAYAQKKPLDHSVYDTWESVGSKQLSNNGAWAMYGINQQEGDANLYLNNLVNLAKLKVNRGTNAQFSADSKYAVFAIKPFQKDIRQAKIKKKKADDQPKDSLGIANLTSMAIIKVARVKSFKMPEKAAGFLAYQLEKPIDTAKKTPAPAATDKKKDNEDFFAEDDAAAAGKNEGTDLVFKNLNTGVERTFKYVSEYAFSKNGKQFIFACTGAKKDKTAPVGVFVLNTEKGTLKTLVKGKGTFKNFAFDEDGAYLAFLGEQSPEKMEIKEFNVYYNSLSLDTAQILVDNAIPGMPKKWSVSGDSRVNFSKDGTKLFFGIAPVKTAKDTTLVDFENAKLDIWGYKDDYLQPMQLKNADKESKRAYLSAIEIFNSDPKIVPLTDVKLPDAVVMDEGNAPFALASTDYGNRVQQQWTASTIKDYYLVDVKTGARKKIMEALSGSAMVSPGGKYVLFFDKKTGIYCTYQVATGKVTPLNNGLAVKLVDEENDVPDNPSAYGVAAWTEDDKTVLIYDRYDIWEFSPEGKTPARNLTNGFGRQNKLTFRYQKLDPESRFLGKKQHILMDAFNNTTKENGFYKTNVGDQKNPELIVMDKYKYSDLAKAKDAEMYIYDKGSYIVSPNVYVSKDLKTEIKLSNTNPQQQNYNWGTAELVKWDTPKGFKSEGILYKPENFDPTKKYPMIVYFYEKLSDGLYAYQPPAPTPSRLNIPFFVSNGYLVFAPDISYETGYPGKSAEEYINSGVEALKKNAWVDGSKIGIQGQSWGGYQVAHLITRTNMYAAAWAGAPVANMTSAYGGMRWESGMNRQFQYEKTQSRIGATLWEKPDLYIENSPLFFLPKVNTPLVIMANDADGAVPWYQGIELFSGLRRLGKPVWMLNYNGEAHNLVQRQNRKDIQIREQQFFDYYLKGAKAPAWMTSGIPATEKGKTWGFELTDDKP, from the coding sequence ATGATGCATAAAAAACTTACACTAATGTTCTTGTTAATGGCCAGCGCAGCATACGCGCAGAAAAAACCATTGGATCATAGTGTTTATGATACCTGGGAATCTGTGGGATCGAAACAACTCAGTAACAATGGCGCTTGGGCCATGTATGGGATCAACCAACAAGAGGGTGATGCCAATCTATATCTGAATAACCTGGTCAACTTGGCCAAATTAAAAGTCAATCGTGGTACCAATGCACAGTTTAGTGCAGATTCAAAATATGCAGTATTTGCCATCAAGCCTTTTCAAAAGGACATCCGTCAGGCAAAAATTAAAAAGAAAAAAGCAGATGACCAGCCTAAAGACAGTTTAGGGATCGCCAATCTAACCAGTATGGCCATCATAAAAGTTGCCCGTGTGAAGTCATTTAAAATGCCAGAGAAAGCGGCTGGCTTTTTAGCTTATCAACTGGAAAAACCTATTGATACCGCCAAGAAAACACCTGCTCCTGCTGCTACGGACAAGAAAAAAGACAACGAAGACTTTTTTGCCGAAGACGATGCCGCGGCGGCTGGTAAAAATGAAGGCACAGACTTGGTTTTTAAAAACCTCAATACGGGTGTAGAACGTACCTTTAAATATGTGAGCGAGTACGCCTTCAGCAAAAATGGAAAGCAGTTTATCTTTGCCTGTACAGGTGCTAAAAAAGACAAGACGGCTCCGGTAGGTGTATTTGTTTTGAATACAGAAAAAGGAACTTTGAAAACATTAGTAAAAGGAAAAGGTACTTTTAAAAACTTTGCTTTTGATGAAGATGGCGCCTATTTAGCTTTCTTAGGAGAGCAAAGTCCGGAGAAAATGGAAATTAAAGAGTTCAATGTATACTACAACTCGCTTTCTTTAGATACTGCGCAGATTCTGGTAGACAATGCCATTCCTGGTATGCCTAAAAAATGGTCAGTAAGCGGTGATTCCCGCGTTAACTTTAGTAAGGATGGTACAAAATTGTTCTTCGGCATCGCTCCTGTGAAAACAGCAAAAGATACGACACTGGTAGATTTTGAAAATGCAAAATTAGATATCTGGGGTTATAAAGACGATTATCTGCAGCCAATGCAGCTGAAAAATGCAGATAAAGAATCTAAAAGAGCTTACCTCTCTGCCATTGAAATCTTCAACAGCGACCCGAAAATTGTTCCATTAACGGATGTTAAGTTACCAGATGCAGTAGTCATGGATGAAGGAAATGCGCCATTCGCATTGGCCTCTACCGACTATGGCAATAGAGTACAGCAGCAATGGACGGCAAGTACCATTAAAGATTATTACCTGGTAGACGTAAAAACCGGCGCCAGAAAAAAGATTATGGAAGCACTTTCTGGTTCTGCAATGGTTTCTCCAGGAGGGAAATATGTGCTTTTCTTTGATAAGAAAACCGGCATTTATTGTACTTATCAAGTGGCTACGGGAAAAGTAACTCCATTGAACAATGGTTTGGCCGTTAAACTGGTAGATGAGGAAAATGATGTTCCCGACAACCCTTCTGCTTATGGTGTAGCCGCCTGGACGGAAGATGACAAGACCGTTTTAATCTACGACAGATATGACATCTGGGAGTTCTCTCCTGAAGGAAAAACCCCTGCAAGAAATTTAACGAATGGTTTTGGAAGACAGAATAAGCTGACTTTCCGTTACCAGAAGCTAGATCCGGAAAGTCGTTTCCTTGGAAAAAAGCAACACATTTTAATGGATGCTTTCAACAATACCACCAAAGAAAATGGTTTCTATAAAACGAATGTAGGCGATCAGAAAAATCCGGAACTGATCGTGATGGACAAATACAAGTACTCTGATTTAGCAAAAGCTAAGGACGCAGAAATGTACATCTACGACAAAGGAAGCTATATCGTTTCTCCGAATGTCTATGTTTCAAAAGACCTGAAAACAGAGATAAAACTGAGTAACACCAATCCTCAGCAGCAAAACTACAACTGGGGAACTGCTGAATTGGTAAAATGGGATACCCCTAAAGGCTTTAAATCAGAAGGTATTTTATATAAACCGGAAAACTTTGATCCGACTAAAAAGTATCCAATGATCGTGTATTTCTATGAGAAACTTTCTGATGGACTTTATGCTTATCAGCCGCCTGCTCCTACCCCATCTAGGTTAAACATTCCTTTCTTCGTGAGTAATGGCTACCTGGTATTTGCACCAGACATCTCTTATGAAACTGGTTATCCTGGAAAATCTGCAGAAGAATATATCAATTCCGGTGTAGAAGCCCTGAAGAAAAACGCATGGGTAGATGGCAGTAAAATCGGTATCCAGGGACAAAGCTGGGGCGGTTATCAGGTGGCACACCTGATTACACGTACCAATATGTATGCAGCTGCATGGGCTGGCGCTCCGGTTGCCAACATGACTTCTGCTTACGGGGGTATGCGCTGGGAAAGCGGCATGAACAGACAGTTCCAATATGAAAAAACACAAAGTAGAATCGGTGCTACCCTTTGGGAGAAACCAGATTTGTATATCGAGAACTCTCCTTTATTTTTCTTACCAAAGGTGAATACACCTTTAGTGATCATGGCAAATGATGCCGATGGTGCCGTACCATGGTACCAGGGAATTGAGCTATTTAGTGGCTTGAGACGCCTTGGAAAGCCAGTATGGATGCTAAACTACAATGGTGAAGCACACAACCTGGTGCAGCGTCAGAACAGAAAAGACATTCAGATCAGAGAACAGCAGTTTTTCGATTATTATCTGAAAGGCGCTAAAGCACCAGCATGGATGACCTCAGGAATCCCAGCTACAGAAAAAGGAAAAACATGGGGCTTTGAGCTCACAGATGATAAGCCTTAA
- a CDS encoding nucleoside recognition domain-containing protein, with protein MALSRIWSAFIIIAIAVASFKCFFLGETEIFNLMIIGKASDAGNVLKVDGIIETCWTAVNICLKLIGIMALFMGFMSIAEKAGGIRLLSRIISPFFSKLFPDVPKGHPATGHMVMNFSANLLGLDNAATPFGLKTMESLQELNPNKDTASNAQIMFLCLHASGLTLIPVSIIAVRASLNSANPTDIFIPCMIATFVATMAAMFIVSFKQKINIFQPVIMAWVLGLSSIIGLLVLYLTSLTTAGLQEFSGILSNGLLLLIFLLIVLGGLYKNINIYDAFVEGAKGGFDTAIRIIPYLVGMLVAISLLRTSGTFDMVINGLKHVCTALGMDSRFIDGIPTALIRPLSGSGARGMMIDTMTAHGPDSFAGRLSSILQGSSDTTFYVIAVYFGSVSVTNTRYAIGAMLLADLVGVCTAIGLCYMFFG; from the coding sequence ATGGCCCTAAGTAGGATCTGGTCTGCATTCATTATCATCGCGATTGCAGTAGCCAGTTTTAAGTGTTTCTTTCTTGGAGAAACAGAAATTTTCAACCTCATGATCATTGGAAAAGCCAGTGATGCGGGTAATGTATTGAAGGTAGATGGCATCATCGAGACCTGCTGGACTGCAGTCAATATCTGCTTAAAGCTGATTGGAATTATGGCCTTATTTATGGGCTTTATGAGCATTGCAGAAAAAGCCGGAGGCATCCGTTTATTGTCAAGAATCATCAGTCCTTTCTTCTCGAAACTTTTCCCGGATGTTCCTAAAGGTCACCCGGCAACAGGCCACATGGTGATGAACTTTTCCGCAAACTTATTGGGGCTAGACAATGCAGCTACCCCTTTCGGACTGAAAACAATGGAAAGTCTGCAGGAACTGAATCCCAATAAAGACACGGCTTCCAACGCACAGATCATGTTTCTTTGTTTACATGCTTCCGGATTAACCTTAATCCCGGTCAGCATTATCGCGGTACGTGCTTCTTTAAACTCGGCAAATCCAACAGACATATTTATCCCCTGCATGATTGCCACTTTTGTAGCGACCATGGCGGCCATGTTTATCGTTTCGTTTAAGCAAAAGATCAATATTTTTCAGCCGGTGATCATGGCCTGGGTACTGGGACTGTCTTCCATTATCGGGTTATTAGTGCTTTACTTAACCAGTTTAACTACTGCCGGATTACAGGAGTTTTCAGGAATCCTGAGCAATGGATTATTATTATTGATCTTTTTATTGATCGTATTGGGTGGTTTGTATAAAAATATCAACATTTATGATGCCTTTGTAGAAGGTGCTAAAGGCGGTTTTGACACTGCGATCCGGATTATTCCTTATTTAGTGGGGATGTTGGTGGCCATCAGTTTATTACGTACCAGCGGTACATTTGACATGGTCATCAACGGATTAAAACACGTTTGCACAGCTTTAGGCATGGATTCCCGTTTTATTGACGGCATTCCTACAGCACTCATCAGACCGCTGAGTGGAAGTGGTGCCAGAGGGATGATGATAGATACCATGACTGCTCATGGACCAGACTCTTTTGCGGGTAGATTATCCAGTATTCTGCAAGGTTCTTCAGACACTACATTTTACGTAATCGCCGTTTATTTTGGATCGGTTAGCGTAACCAATACGCGGTATGCAATCGGGGCAATGTTACTGGCAGATTTAGTAGGCGTATGTACTGCGATCGGCTTATGCTATATGTTCTTTGGATAA
- a CDS encoding GLPGLI family protein → MKQLACLLLLSISFTLVKAQQLFVPNGSIIFEKKVNLQRLMENSAISERMKKYKTSLWELSFDNSKSRFHPVKKQDDEQEFSLFGLNESSENELYTNYHQDKRVIKKRILGEDYLLTDTIPKLEWKIMHEMRNIAGYNCRKAIGVMNDSVYVVAFYTDDILLKGGPEGFSGLPGMILGLAIPRYFSTWFATKVTPYAEQSLAITPPGKGKKIETEKDLNKLIEIYSRHDELLKQKPELVKKRFYGFTL, encoded by the coding sequence ATGAAACAATTGGCTTGTCTGTTACTTTTATCTATTTCTTTTACGCTGGTAAAGGCGCAGCAGCTTTTTGTACCAAATGGCAGCATTATATTTGAAAAAAAGGTAAATTTACAGCGCCTGATGGAGAATTCGGCAATTTCCGAACGGATGAAAAAATACAAAACCAGCTTATGGGAACTATCATTCGACAATTCAAAGTCACGCTTTCATCCGGTAAAAAAACAGGATGATGAGCAGGAGTTTTCTCTTTTTGGATTGAATGAGAGTTCAGAAAATGAGCTTTATACCAACTATCATCAGGACAAACGCGTAATTAAAAAGAGGATTCTTGGAGAGGACTATCTCTTAACCGATACTATTCCTAAATTGGAATGGAAAATCATGCACGAAATGCGGAATATTGCCGGGTATAATTGCAGAAAAGCCATTGGAGTGATGAATGACTCCGTGTATGTGGTTGCCTTTTACACAGATGACATTCTATTGAAAGGTGGACCGGAAGGTTTTAGCGGATTGCCGGGAATGATTCTCGGACTGGCCATCCCCCGTTATTTCAGTACCTGGTTTGCGACAAAAGTAACACCCTATGCTGAGCAATCTTTAGCCATTACGCCACCTGGAAAAGGTAAAAAGATAGAAACTGAGAAAGATTTAAACAAATTAATCGAGATATATTCCAGACATGATGAGCTGCTAAAACAAAAACCGGAACTGGTAAAAAAGCGGTTCTACGGTTTCACCCTTTAA